A single genomic interval of Cetobacterium sp. ZOR0034 harbors:
- a CDS encoding bile acid:sodium symporter family protein, with protein MKYVNKLSDFLSKYFILLVVGVSVFSLLKPEPFVQMSKVRLMGQSLINIGLGITMFVMGLTLNLKDVRLVITEYKDVFVGCLAQYTVMPLVAFVLAKAFNLPPAFAIGLVLLGACPGGTVSNVMTYIAKGDVALSVAMTTVSTFISPLLTPLLTMYLAGEWLNIEYKTMFFSILQIVLLPSMLGILVRFFVKDRLERFTKVFVIFPIMIVILINGMCVAPNKQNFLSSSFILIVAVCLHNWIGYFVGYIIAKVVQMRVEKRKTISIEVGLQNASLAIGLSAQFNNPLTALPSAIAVVVHLISGSLLANIFSKDLKLKKGVYIKNTQYE; from the coding sequence ATGAAATATGTTAATAAATTGAGTGATTTTTTAAGTAAATATTTTATCTTATTAGTTGTTGGAGTCTCGGTATTTTCACTTTTAAAGCCAGAACCTTTTGTTCAGATGAGTAAAGTTAGACTAATGGGACAATCTCTTATTAATATCGGATTAGGAATCACAATGTTTGTAATGGGGCTTACATTAAATTTAAAAGATGTAAGGTTAGTTATAACTGAGTATAAAGATGTTTTTGTTGGATGTTTAGCTCAATATACAGTGATGCCTCTAGTCGCATTTGTTTTAGCAAAAGCTTTTAATCTTCCTCCTGCATTTGCAATAGGACTGGTTTTATTAGGAGCTTGCCCTGGTGGAACTGTGAGTAATGTGATGACATATATTGCTAAAGGAGATGTAGCTTTATCTGTAGCTATGACAACTGTTTCAACTTTTATTTCACCTTTATTAACTCCACTATTAACAATGTACTTAGCTGGAGAATGGTTAAATATAGAATATAAAACTATGTTTTTCAGTATTCTTCAAATCGTTTTATTACCATCTATGTTAGGAATCTTGGTTAGATTTTTTGTGAAAGATCGACTAGAAAGATTTACAAAAGTTTTTGTAATTTTTCCAATTATGATTGTGATTTTAATTAATGGAATGTGTGTTGCACCAAATAAACAGAATTTCTTGAGCTCTAGTTTTATTTTGATTGTAGCTGTATGCCTACATAACTGGATTGGCTATTTTGTGGGATACATAATTGCTAAGGTTGTTCAGATGAGAGTTGAAAAAAGAAAAACTATTTCAATTGAAGTTGGTTTACAAAATGCTTCATTAGCGATTGGATTATCAGCTCAATTTAACAATCCATTAACTGCCTTACCTTCTGCTATTGCAGTAGTTGTACATCTTATTTCTGGTTCATTATTGGCAAATATATTCTCTAAAGATTTAAAACTAAAAAAGGGTGTTTATATAAAAAATACACAATACGAATAG